In a single window of the Megalobrama amblycephala isolate DHTTF-2021 linkage group LG3, ASM1881202v1, whole genome shotgun sequence genome:
- the LOC125265793 gene encoding AT-rich interactive domain-containing protein 1B-like isoform X2, protein MEGTTIRLLSFSLALLSLCVHGLIGSVGSVRIGGYPVYNEAGLPMQDVKPQSSYSWYGHENVSDPISPQRSKNITYSFAQVKGVYSSVSYSPQNGSSGLGPMTNVNKPDSDARSQVQGSLMSSAGSGSLVPIAVATESESMSIESLPKPAQLNYQTLGESSSESVASSSQQLVQTSSQSSGQLVQVRYQSSVQPIVKPQSRLQVGSRLFSGTRPVQTSSSTFFVKPLQQSGESSQPSYQFRQGSYGSGLVPLLSGQQLVQSSNDSMVQPNVQLAQARYKPVALLGLQQSSQASSQNLEQAVSQSVDQSSDLPSAQASHQSVDQSSIQAQSSSQSLSQPGGQQPGQALYPSVSPPSALQSAQASYPSVSQPSGLQSAQASHQSVDQSSVQHQAQSSSQSVDQSSGLPSAQASYPSVVQPSGLQSAQASYQSVSRPSGPQPGQALYQSVYQPSGLQLAQASYPSVVQPSGLQSAQASYQSVTRPSGPQPGQALFQSVSRPSGKQGQATYPSVSQSSGPQPVQALYQFVSRPSGLQSAQASHQSVDQSSVQHQAQSSSQSLSQPGGQQPGQALYPSVSPPSALQSAQASYPSVSQPSGLQSAHASHQSVDQSSVQHQAQSSSQSVDQSSGLPSAQASYPSVVQPSGLQSAQASYQSVSRPSGPQPGQALYQSVYQPSGLQFAQASYPSVVQPSGLQSAQASYQSVTRPSVLQPVQALFQSVSRPSGKQGQATYPSVSQSSGPQPGQALYQSVSRPSGLQSAQASYPSVVQPSGLQSAQASYQSVTRPSGPQPGQALYQSVSRPSGLQSAQASYQFVSRPSGLQPVQALFQSVSRPSGKQGQATYPSVSQSSGPQPVQALYQFVSRPSGLQSAQASHQSVDQSSVQHQAQSSSQSVDQSSGLPSAQASYPSVVQPSGLQSAQASYQSVSRPSGPQPGQALYQSVSRPSGLQSAQASYQFVSRPSGPQPVQALFQSVSRPSGKQGQASYPSAVQPSGLQLAQASYPSVVQPSGLQSAQASHQSVTRPSVPQPGQALYPSVSQPSGLQSAQASYQSAVQPSGMQLAQASYPSVSRPSGPRPVQALFQSMSRPSGKHGQATNPSVSQPSGLQLAQASYPSAVQPSGPQPVQALYQSVSRPSGPQPGQALFHSVSSPSGKQGQASYPSSVQPIGPQPVQALYQSVSRPSALQSAQATYPSVSQSSGPQPEQALYQSVSQSSGPQPEQALYQSVSRPSGLQSAQPSYPSVVQFSRLQSAQASYQFVSRPSGPQPVQALFQSVSRPSGKQGQASYPSALQPSALQSAQANHQSVDQSSIQHQAQSSSQSVDQSSGLPSAQASYPSVSWPSGPQPGQALFQSVKPGGLQSGQASFPSVVQTSGLQSGQASFPSVVQTSGLQSALARYRSVYQQAGQASYQSFSQPSSQQPAQIHYQSVSQQPGFQVFSVPDQSSYRSHSSLGSQSLEQPSNVPLSSSYESAMQSFKPGFQDPAPPHYQTTQNERSSLGILRLQQVKS, encoded by the exons ATGGAGGGTACCACTATCCGACTCTTAAG tTTTTCTCTGGCACTTCTCAGTCTTTGTGTCCATGGCCTTATTGGAAGTG TTGGCTCTGTCAGGATTGGAGGTTATCCTGTATACAATGAGGCTGGTCTCCCCATGCAGGATGTGAAACCACAGAGTTCCTATAGCTGGTATGGCCATGAAAATGTATCGGATCCCATTAGTCCTCAAAGATCTAAGAATATCACTTACAGTTTCGCACAAGTTAAGGGTGTGTATAGCAGTGTAAGCTATAGTCCTCAAAATGGCTCTTCTGGTCTTGGCCCAATGACTAATGTGAACAAGCCTGACTCTGATGCTAGAAGTCAAGTTCAAGGATCTCTAATGTCTTCAGCTGGAAGTGGTAGTCTTGTACCCATTGCAGTGGCCACAGAATCAGAAAGTATGAGCATTGAGTCTCTACCCAAGCCAGCGCAGCTCAACTATCAAACTTTAGGGGAGTCTAGTAGTGAATCTGTGGCATCTAGTAGCCAGCAACTAGTGCAGACCAGCTCCCAGTCCAGTGGCCAATTAGTGCAAGTCCGCTACCAGTCTTCAGTGCAGCCCATTGTCAAGCCTCAAAGTAGACTTCAAGTTGGTTCCAGGTTATTTTCTGGTACCAGGCCAGTGCAGACTTCAAGTTCCACCTTTTTCGTAAAGCCTTTGCAGCAAAGCGGTGAGTCCTCACAACCCAGCTATCAGTTCAGACAAGGCAGCTATGGGTCTGGACTTGTGCCATTGCTCAGTGGGCAGCAACTAGTGCAGTCAAGCAATGATTCCATGGTTCAGCCTAATGTGCAACTAGCACAGGCAAGATACAAACCTGTGGCCCTGCTCGGCCTCCAACAATCATCTCAAGCCAGCAGCCAGAACTTGGAACAAGCCGTCTCTCAATCTGTGGACCAGTCCAGTGATCTGCCATCAGCACAAGCCAGCCACCAGTCTGTGGACCAGTCCAGCATCCAAGCCCAATCCAGCTCACAGTCTTTGTCCCAGCCAGGTGGCCAACAACCAGGGCAGGCCCTTTACCCATCGGTGTCCCCGCCCAGTGCTTTGCAGTCAGCACAAGCCAGCTACCCATCTGTGTCCCAGCCCAGTGGCCTACAGTCAGCACAAGCCAGCCACCAGTCTGTGGACCAGTCCAGCGTCCAACACCAAGCCCAATCCAGCTCACAGTCTGTGGACCAGTCCAGTGGTCTGCCATCAGCCCAAGCCAGCTACCCATCTGTGGTCCAGCCCAGTGGCCTGCAGTCTGCACAAGCCTCTTACCAGTCCGTGTCCAGGCCCAGTGGCCCACAACCAGGACAGGCCCTCTACCAGTCTGTGTACCAGCCCAGTGGCCTGCAGTTGGCACAAGCCAGCTACCCTTCTGTGGTCCAGCCTAGTGGCCTTCAGTCAGCACAAGCCTCTTACCAGTCTGTGACCAGGCCCAGTGGCCCACAACCAGGACAGGCCCTCTTCCAGTCTGTGTCCAGGCCCAGTGGCAAACAAGGACAAGCCACCTACCCATCTGTGTCCCAGTCCAGTGGCCCACAACCAGTACAGGCCCTCTACCAGTTTGTGTCCCGGCCCAGTGGCCTGCAGTCAGCACAAGCCAGCCACCAGTCTGTGGACCAGTCCAGTGTCCAACACCAAGCCCAATCCAGCTCACAGTCTTTGTCCCAGCCAGGTGGCCAACAACCAGGGCAGGCCCTTTACCCATCTGTGTCCCCGCCCAGTGCTTTGCAGTCAGCACAAGCCAGCTACCCATCTGTGTCCCAGCCCAGTGGCCTACAGTCAGCACATGCCAGCCACCAGTCTGTGGACCAGTCCAGCGTCCAACACCAAGCCCAATCCAGCTCACAGTCTGTGGACCAGTCCAGTGGTCTGCCATCAGCCCAAGCCAGCTACCCATCTGTGGTCCAGCCCAGTGGCCTGCAGTCTGCACAAGCCTCTTACCAGTCCGTGTCCAGGCCCAGTGGCCCACAACCAGGACAGGCCCTCTACCAGTCTGTGTACCAGCCCAGTGGCCTGCAGTTTGCACAAGCCAGCTACCCTTCTGTGGTCCAGCCTAGTGGCCTTCAGTCAGCACAAGCCTCTTACCAGTCTGTGACCAGGCCCAGTGTCCTACAACCAGTACAGGCCCTCTTCCAGTCTGTGTCCAGGCCCAGTGGCAAACAAGGACAAGCCACCTACCCATCTGTGTCCCAGTCCAGTGGCCCACAACCAGGACAGGCCCTCTACCAGTCTGTGTCCCGGCCCAGTGGCCTGCAGTCAGCACAAGCCAGCTACCCTTCTGTGGTCCAGCCTAGTGGCCTTCAGTCAGCACAAGCCTCTTACCAGTCTGTGACCAGGCCCAGTGGCCCACAACCAGGACAGGCCCTCTACCAGTCTGTGTCCCGGCCCAGTGGCCTTCAGTCAGCACAAGCCTCTTACCAGTTTGTGTCCCGGCCCAGTGGCCTTCAGCCAGTACAGGCCCTCTTCCAGTCTGTGTCCAGGCCCAGTGGCAAACAAGGACAAGCCACCTACCCATCTGTGTCCCAGTCCAGTGGCCCACAACCAGTACAGGCCCTCTACCAGTTTGTGTCCCGGCCCAGTGGCCTGCAGTCAGCACAAGCCAGCCACCAGTCTGTGGACCAGTCCAGTGTCCAACACCAAGCCCAGTCCAGCTCACAGTCTGTGGACCAGTCCAGTGGTCTGCCATCAGCCCAAGCCAGCTACCCATCTGTGGTCCAGCCAAGTGGCCTGCAGTCTGCACAAGCCTCCTATCAGTCCGTGTCCAGGCCCAGTGGCCCACAACCAGGACAGGCCCTCTACCAGTCTGTGTCCCGGCCCAGTGGCCTTCAGTCAGCACAAGCCTCTTACCAGTTTGTGTCCCGGCCCAGTGGCCCACAGCCAGTACAGGCCCTCTTCCAGTCTGTGTCCAGGCCCAGTGGCAAACAAGGTCAAGCCAGCTACCCATCTGCTGTCCAGCCCAGTGGTCTGCAATTAGCACAAGCCAGCTACCCTTCTGTGGTCCAGCCTAGTGGCCTGCAGTCAGCACAAGCCAGCCACCAGTCTGTGACCAGGCCCAGTGTCCCACAACCAGGACAGGCCCTTTACCCATCTGTGTCCCAGCCCAGTGGCCTGCAGTCAGCACAAGCCAGCTACCAGTCTGCTGTCCAGCCCAGTGGCATGCAATTGGCACAAGCCAGCTACCCATCTGTGTCCCGGCCCAGTGGCCCACGACCAGTACAGGCCCTCTTCCAGTCTATGTCCAGGCCCAGTGGCAAACATGGACAAGCCACCAACCCATCTGTGTCCCAGCCCAGTGGCCTGCAATTAGCACAAGCCAGCTACCCATCTGCTGTCCAGCCCAGTGGCCCTCAACCAGTACAGGCCCTCTACCAGTCTGTGTCCAGGCCCAGTGGCCCACAACCAGGACAGGCCCTCTTCCATTCTGTGTCCAGTCCCAGTGGCAAACAAGGACAAGCCAGCTACCCATCTTCTGTCCAGCCCATTGGCCCTCAACCAGTACAGGCCCTCTACCAGTCTGTGTCCAGGCCCAGTGCCCTGCAGTCAGCACAAGCCACCTACCCATCTGTGTCCCAGTCCAGTGGCCCACAACCAGAACAGGCCCTCTACCAGTCTGTGTCCCAGTCCAGTGGCCCACAACCAGAACAGGCCCTCTACCAGTCTGTTTCCCGGCCCAGTGGCCTGCAGTCAGCACAACCCAGCTACCCATCTGTGGTCCAGTTTAGTCGCCTTCAGTCAGCACAAGCCTCTTACCAGTTTGTGTCCCGGCCCAGTGGCCCACAACCAGTACAGGCCCTCTTCCAGTCTGTGTCCAGGCCCAGTGGCAAACAAGGACAAGCCAGCTACCCATCTGCTCTCCAGCCCAGTGCCCTGCAGTCAGCACAAGCCAACCACCAGTCTGTGGACCAGTCCAGCATCCAACACCAAGCCCAATCCAGCTCACAGTCTGTGGACCAGTCCAGTGGTCTGCCATCAGCACAAGCCAGCTACCCATCTGTGTCCTGGCCCAGTGGCCCACAACCAGGACAGGCCCTTTTCCAATCTGTCAAGCCCGGTGGCCTGCAGTCAGGACAAGCCAGCTTCCCATCTGTTGTCCAGACCAGTGGCCTGCAGTCAGGACAAGCCAGCTTCCCATCTGTTGTCCAGACCAGTGGCCTGCAGTCAGCACTAGCTCGTTACCGGTCTGTTTACCAACAAGCAGGACAGGCCAGCTACCAGTCTTTCTCCCAACCCAGTAGCCAGCAGCCAGCACAAATCCACTACCAATCTGTGTCCCAGCAGCCTGGATTCCAGGTCTTTTCTGTGCCAGATCAGTCAAGTTATAGGTCTCATTCCAGTCTTGGTTCCCAGTCTCTAGAGCAACCCAGTAATGTACCTCTTTCTTCAAGCTATGAGTCTGCAATGCAGTCTTTCAAGCCTGGCTTTCAAGATCCAGCACCTCCACACTATCAGACTACTCAAAATGAGCGTTCATCTCTAGGCATATTGAGGTTGCAACAAGTGAAGTCTTAG